The following coding sequences lie in one Arachis ipaensis cultivar K30076 chromosome B03, Araip1.1, whole genome shotgun sequence genomic window:
- the LOC107630906 gene encoding MACPF domain-containing protein At4g24290, translating to MSKKVGVVGDAKAAAELAINAIGLGYDLAADLKLKSCKTRLVPIDHHSLRTVDLPGRITILNVPKSINCDKGERTRLCSDVLSFQQMSEQFNQELSLSGKIPTGHFNAAFEFTGAWQKDAANTKSLAFDGVSIALYNFALEKTQVVLGDFVKQAVPSSWDPAALAKFINEFGTHVIVGVKIGGTDIIYAKQQYSSSLQPAEVQKTLREMADKLFVEQAGLNKFDDGLGFDIPSASYSESQVQDTKFMCKRKGGSRKKFLSHNEWCQTVWSQPDVISMSFIPITSLLSGINGSGYLTHAINLYLRYKPQIDELHQFLEFQLPRQWAPVFGELALGPERKPRNSASLQFSFMGPKLYVNTTPVDVGKKPVTGLRLYLEGKRSNCLAIHLQHLSSMPKTFQLEDEPNGNVSDVSLEERKYYEKVQWKSFSHVCTVPVQSEDDTSIVTGAHFEVGEAGLKSVLFLRLHFSKVVNATQVKAPQWDDPPGFTQKSGIISTLISTHFSGPQKPPPPRPSDVNINSALYPAGPPVPTQTPKLLRFVDTTEMTRGPQDLPGYWVVSGARLVVDKGKISLKVRYSLLTAILPDEEVAGY from the exons ATGTCGAAGAAGGTGGGGGTGGTAGGGGACGCCAAGGCTGCGGCGGAGTTAGCAATCAACGCAATTGGCCTGGGTTACGACCTCGCCGCCGATCTCAAGCTAAAGTCCTGCAAGACCAGGCTGGTCCCTATCGACCACCACTCCCTCCGCACCGTCGACCTCCCCGGCCGCATCACCATCCTCAATGTCCCCAAATCCATAAATTGCGACAAAGGCGAACGCACCAGATTGTGCTCCGATGTACTCTCTTTTCAGCAG ATGTCAGAGCAGTTTAACCAGGAGTTGTCACTGTCTGGAAAGATTCCAACAGGGCACTTCAATGCTGCATTCGAGTTCACAGGAGCATGGCAGAAAGATGCTGCTAACACCAAAAGTCTTGCATTCGACGGCGTCTCCATCGCCCTCTACAACTTTGCACTTGAGAAAACTCAGGTGGTGCTTGGTGATTTTGTCAAGCAAGCTGTTCCTTCTTCTTGGGATCCTGCTGCATTGGCAAA GTTTATTAACGAATTTGGGACCCATGTAATAGTCGGGGTGAAAATAGGAGGAACTGATATAATCTATGCAAAGCAGCAGTACTCATCTTCTCTACAACCTGCTGAAGTGCAGAAAACATTgagggagatggcagacaaaCTCTTCGTAGAGCAAGCTGGATTGAATAAG TTTGATGATGGGCTTGGTTTCGACATTCCATCTGCGTCATATTCTGAATCACAG GTGCAGGATACCAAGTTCATGTGCAAGAGGAAAGGTGGAAGTCGCAAAAAATTTCTCTCCCATAATGAATGGTGCCAAACTGTTTGGTCCCAACCTGATGTAATATCAATGTCATTCATACCAATTACATCACTACTTAGCGGAATAAACGGGAGTGGATATTTAACTCATGCAATAAATCTCTATCTACGAT ATAAACCACAGATTGATGAACTGCATCAGTTTTTGGAGTTCCAGCTTCCAAGGCAATGGGCTCCTGTATTTGGTGAACTAGCCCTTGGTCCTGAAAGAAAGCCACGGAATAGTGCATCACTGCAGTTCAGTTTCATGGGTCCGAAGCTTTATGTTAACACAACACCG GTTGATGTGGGAAAGAAGCCTGTGACAGGCCTTCGGTTGTATTTGGAAGGAAAGAGAAGCAACTGTTTGGCAATCCATTTACAGCATCTCTCATCGATGCCCAAGACCTTCCAACTTGAAGATGAGCCCAACGGGAATGTATCCGATGTGTCCTTGGAAGAACGCAAATACTATGAGAAGGTCCAGTGGAAGAGTTTCTCCCATGTCTGCACAGTCCCTGTTCAGTCTGAAGATGACACCTCAATTGTGACTGGCGCACATTTCGAAGTTGGAGAAGCTGGTCTGAAAAGTGTTCTGTTCCTAAGACTTCATTTCTCCAAAGTTGTTAATGCAACCCAAGTGAAAGCACCTCAGTGGGATGATCCTCCTGGCTTCACTCAGAAATCCGGAATAATTTCAACTTTGATCAGTACTCACTTCTCAGGTCCTCAAAAACCACCGCCGCCACGACCATCGGACGTAAACATCAACTCTGCTTTGTACCCTGCAGGACCTCCGGTGCCCACTCAGACACCAAAACTTCTGAGGTTTGTTGATACAACAGAAATGACAAGAGGACCACAAGACTTGCCTGGGTATTGGGTTGTCTCCGGTGCAAGGCTTGTGGTAGATAAGGGTAAAATATCTCTGAAAGTGAGGTATTCTCTTTTAACGGCCATTTTACCTGATGAAGAGGTGGCAGGTTATTGA